From a single Arachis hypogaea cultivar Tifrunner chromosome 3, arahy.Tifrunner.gnm2.J5K5, whole genome shotgun sequence genomic region:
- the LOC112776208 gene encoding uncharacterized protein translates to MRSSRSMAKGGLVKDELETKKPTPPQQQNHAVAVASVAVTHSLASAGTKMEGLATKKKKEGFKSISMVERFNCRVRDSYEILLDENGWKGFMQSNEKISNFDGSVKFVLEEPEPEVTVVKLTQNDVPEEDR, encoded by the exons ATGCGTTCCTCAAGAAGCATGGCCAAGGGTGGACTTGTTAAGGATGAGCTCGAGACCAAGAAGCCAACGCCGCCACAGCAGCAGAATCATGCTGTCGCAGTTGCGTCGGTGGCTGTGACGCATTCTTTGGCTTCAGCTGGGACCAAGATGGAGGGTTTggcaacaaagaagaagaaagagggattCAAGAGTATTAGCATGGTGGAGAGGTTTAATTGCAGGGTGAGGGATTCGTATGAGATATTGTTAGATGAGAATGGGTGGAAGGGTTTCATGCAGAGCAATGAAAAGATCAGCAACTTCGATGGTTCT GTGAAGTTTGTGTTGGAGGAGCCTGAACCTGAGGTTACTGTTGTCAAGCTCACACAAAATGATGTTCCTGAAGAAGATAGATGA